AATCTTGGTTATTTAATGAATTAAATAAACAAGAAGCTGAAGTTCAAAATGTTTACTTAGGTGAATGGGTAAATGGTGAGTTAATCCTTAGTTTATATGATTAAAAAAATGAGTTATGCAAAAGCATAACTCATTTTTTTATTTGAATATCTTTTTTAATTGTTCTTTCACAGTAGGATTTTCTAAAAACTCATCATACGTGGTCTCAGCACGATCAATTACTCCTTGATCAGAAACAGCAATGATACGATTTGCAGTTGTTTGGATAAATTGATGGTCATGAGAAGCAAATAAAATGGACCCACTAAAGGAAATTAAGCCATCATTTAGTGCTGTGATTGATTCTAAGTCCAAATGATTTGTAGGATCATCTAACACTAGTACATTTGATTTAGAAAGCATTAATTTAGAAAGCATACAACGTACTTTTTCTCCCCCAGATAACACATTAACAGGTTTTAATACGTCTTCACCTGAGAAAAGCATACGTCCTAAGAAACTGCGTAAAAATGTATTATCATTTTCTTCTTTTGACGCATATTGGCGTAACCAATCAACGATAGTCATATCATTGTTGAATTCTTCTGTTGTATCCTTAGGCAGGTAAGCTTGAGATGTTGTGACACCCCAACGAACAGAACCAGTATCTGGCTCCATTTCCCCCATAATAATTTTGAAAAGAACAGTCGTTGCGATATCATCTTTTGCAATAAAGGCTACTTTATCATCTTTTCTTAATGTGAATGAGATATTGTCTAGAATTTTCTTCCCATCAATTGTTTTTGACACATTTTCAACTTGCAATAAGTCATTGCCAATTTCACGTTCTGGATTAAATCCTACAAATGGGTAACGACGTGATGATGGTTGGATATCATCTAGTTCAATTTTATCTAACATTTTTTTACGAGAGGTCGCTTGTTTAGATTTAGAGGCATTGGCACTAAATCTTGCGATAAAGGCTTGTAATTCTTTGACTTTTTCTTCTTTTTTCGCATTTTGGTCAGCTTGAAGTCTAGCAGCTAACTGACTAGACTCTAACCAGAAATCATAGTTCCCAACGTATAGCTTAATTTTTCCGAAATCTAAATCAGCCATATGTGTACATACTTTATTTAGAAAGTGGCGGTCATGGGAAACCGTAATAACAGTATTGTCAAAGTTGATTAAAAATTCTTCTAACCATGCGATAGACTCTCTGTCTAAACCGTTTGTCGGCTCGTCTAATAGTAAAACATCTGGTTGGCCAAATAAAGCTTGAGCAAGTAACACTTTCACTTTTTGTCCAGCTGTTAATTCTGACATTTTTAGATTATGTAAGTCTTCTGTAATATTTAATCCTTGGAGTAAGCTAGCAGCTTCAGGTTCAGCTTCCCAACCATTTAATTCCGCAAATTCCCCTTCAAGTTCAGCTGCTTTAATCCCATCTTCATCAGAAAAATCTTC
This genomic stretch from Vagococcus sp. CY52-2 harbors:
- a CDS encoding ABC-F family ATP-binding cassette domain-containing protein translates to MITVSDVSLQFPDRKLFDDVNIKFTPGNCYGLIGANGAGKSTFLKILSNEIEPSTGYVALGPDERLATLKQNHFDYEDETVIDTVIMGHKRLYEVMQEKNAIYMKEDFSDEDGIKAAELEGEFAELNGWEAEPEAASLLQGLNITEDLHNLKMSELTAGQKVKVLLAQALFGQPDVLLLDEPTNGLDRESIAWLEEFLINFDNTVITVSHDRHFLNKVCTHMADLDFGKIKLYVGNYDFWLESSQLAARLQADQNAKKEEKVKELQAFIARFSANASKSKQATSRKKMLDKIELDDIQPSSRRYPFVGFNPEREIGNDLLQVENVSKTIDGKKILDNISFTLRKDDKVAFIAKDDIATTVLFKIIMGEMEPDTGSVRWGVTTSQAYLPKDTTEEFNNDMTIVDWLRQYASKEENDNTFLRSFLGRMLFSGEDVLKPVNVLSGGEKVRCMLSKLMLSKSNVLVLDDPTNHLDLESITALNDGLISFSGSILFASHDHQFIQTTANRIIAVSDQGVIDRAETTYDEFLENPTVKEQLKKIFK